One Rhizobium sp. NRK18 genomic window carries:
- a CDS encoding type II toxin-antitoxin system ParD family antitoxin, protein MKTLTISLSPQQVLRLQGAVKSGAYASNSEVVRDALRLWEEREEKKRLEVKLLRKAYEDGIASGEPREIDPTAFLAELKAAFDKT, encoded by the coding sequence ATGAAAACCCTTACCATCTCCCTTTCGCCCCAGCAGGTGCTGCGCCTGCAAGGGGCAGTGAAATCCGGCGCCTACGCCTCCAACAGCGAAGTCGTGCGCGATGCGCTCAGGCTTTGGGAGGAGCGGGAGGAGAAAAAGCGACTTGAAGTGAAGCTGCTTAGAAAAGCCTATGAAGATGGGATTGCGAGCGGCGAGCCACGGGAAATCGACCCCACCGCCTTTCTGGCAGAGTTGAAGGCTGCCTTCGACAAAACATGA
- a CDS encoding type II toxin-antitoxin system RelE/ParE family toxin yields the protein MTRINYSPKAEQDLRDIWRAVAENNPDAADRLLMRIFDKIELAAGQPQMGSPRSDVSPRLRILIEGNYIVLYEPTNDGIFVIAVVHGARDRDNWLE from the coding sequence ATGACCCGCATCAACTACAGTCCGAAGGCGGAGCAGGACCTTCGAGACATCTGGCGCGCCGTTGCCGAAAACAATCCGGATGCTGCGGACAGGTTGCTCATGCGCATCTTCGACAAGATCGAGCTGGCGGCCGGGCAGCCGCAGATGGGGTCACCACGTAGTGATGTGAGTCCAAGGCTCAGGATACTGATCGAAGGGAATTACATAGTGTTGTACGAGCCCACGAACGACGGCATTTTTGTCATTGCCGTCGTTCACGGGGCGCGCGATCGCGATAACTGGCTCGAATAA
- the fumC gene encoding class II fumarate hydratase: MSTDKTTRTESDTFGPIEVDASRYWGAQAERSRGNFKIGWEKQPPAIVRALGIVKQAAALTNMELGQLDKDLARTIAAAAQEVIDGKLNDHFPLVVWQTGSGTQSNMNANEVISNRAIEMLGGVMGSKKPIHPNDHVNMSQSSNDTYPTAMHIACAEETVRHLIPALKHLHDALDAKAKAFADIIKIGRTHTQDATPLTLGQEFSGYAAQVASAIKRIEATLPGLYELAQGGTAVGTGLNAPVGFAEKVANHIAEITGLPFVTAPNKFEALAAHDAMVFAHGAINAAAAACFKIANDIRFLGSGPRSGLGELALPENEPGSSIMPGKVNPTQCEAMTQVCAHIFGNNAALTFAGSQGHFELNVFNPMMAYNFLQSVQLLGDAAVSFTDNCVVGIEAREDNIKAGLERSLMLVTALAPKIGYDNAAKIAKTAHKNGTTLKEEALASGLVSAEDYHAIVRPELMIGPKD; this comes from the coding sequence ATGAGCACGGACAAGACCACACGGACGGAGAGCGACACTTTTGGCCCGATCGAAGTCGACGCGAGCCGGTATTGGGGCGCCCAGGCCGAACGCTCGCGCGGCAATTTCAAGATCGGCTGGGAAAAGCAGCCGCCGGCCATCGTCCGGGCCCTCGGCATCGTCAAGCAGGCGGCGGCACTCACCAACATGGAGCTGGGCCAGCTCGACAAGGACTTGGCCAGGACGATCGCCGCGGCAGCACAGGAAGTCATCGACGGCAAGCTCAACGACCACTTTCCGCTGGTCGTCTGGCAGACGGGCTCGGGCACGCAGTCCAACATGAACGCCAACGAGGTGATCTCCAACCGGGCAATCGAAATGCTCGGCGGGGTCATGGGATCCAAGAAGCCGATCCACCCCAATGATCACGTCAATATGAGCCAGTCGTCGAACGACACCTATCCGACGGCGATGCACATTGCCTGCGCCGAGGAAACGGTCCGTCATCTGATCCCGGCGCTCAAGCACCTGCATGATGCGTTGGACGCAAAGGCAAAGGCCTTCGCCGATATCATCAAGATCGGCCGTACCCATACGCAGGACGCCACGCCGCTCACGCTCGGACAGGAATTTTCCGGCTATGCGGCGCAGGTCGCCTCCGCGATCAAGCGCATCGAGGCCACCCTGCCCGGCCTGTACGAACTTGCCCAGGGCGGCACCGCCGTCGGCACCGGGTTGAATGCGCCGGTCGGCTTCGCGGAAAAGGTCGCAAATCATATCGCCGAGATTACCGGTCTGCCCTTCGTGACCGCCCCGAACAAGTTCGAAGCACTGGCCGCCCATGATGCCATGGTCTTCGCCCACGGCGCGATCAATGCCGCCGCCGCGGCCTGCTTCAAGATCGCCAACGACATCCGCTTCCTCGGCTCCGGTCCGCGTTCGGGCCTGGGCGAACTGGCATTGCCGGAAAACGAACCGGGTTCGTCGATCATGCCGGGCAAGGTCAACCCGACCCAGTGCGAGGCGATGACCCAGGTCTGCGCCCACATCTTCGGCAACAATGCCGCACTTACCTTCGCCGGCAGCCAGGGGCATTTCGAATTGAACGTCTTCAATCCGATGATGGCCTACAACTTCCTGCAGTCGGTCCAGCTGCTTGGCGATGCGGCCGTCTCCTTCACCGACAATTGCGTCGTCGGCATCGAGGCCCGCGAGGACAACATCAAGGCCGGGCTCGAGCGCTCCCTGATGCTCGTCACCGCGCTCGCGCCCAAGATCGGCTACGACAATGCCGCAAAGATCGCCAAGACGGCACACAAGAACGGCACGACGCTGAAGGAAGAGGCGCTGGCGAGCGGACTGGTGAGCGCCGAGGACTACCATGCGATCGTCCGGCCGGAATTGATGATTGGGCCGAAGGATTGA
- a CDS encoding metalloregulator ArsR/SmtB family transcription factor, protein MALSALGHDVRLDIFRLLVTEEPDGLVAGDIAAALNMKANTLSANLAILSQAGLIYGVREGRQIRYRSELSTMAGLLCFLTEDCCKGDPAVCAPLVGDRKC, encoded by the coding sequence TTGGCGCTCTCGGCGCTCGGTCACGATGTCAGGCTGGACATCTTTCGTCTTCTGGTGACGGAGGAGCCGGACGGGCTCGTCGCCGGCGATATTGCTGCTGCGCTGAATATGAAAGCGAACACGCTTTCGGCCAACCTGGCAATCCTGTCGCAGGCCGGATTGATCTACGGCGTCCGGGAAGGCCGCCAAATTCGGTATCGAAGCGAACTTTCGACGATGGCCGGTCTGCTTTGCTTTCTGACAGAAGACTGCTGCAAAGGCGATCCCGCGGTCTGTGCGCCGCTGGTCGGCGATCGCAAATGCTGA
- a CDS encoding aquaporin yields the protein MTSSRKLVAELLGTALLLATVVGSGIMAERLSGGNVAIALLCNTIPTGAILFVLITVFGPVSGANFNPAVTMVFHLRREVSLEMAFGYVVMQVTGAIIGVWAAHLMFDLDLLQYSDKVRSGPGQWFAEGVATFGLVTVILGALNARPQAVAACVGLYITAAYWFTASTSFANPAVTIARTLSRTFAGIRPLDAPAFVAAEFASALLAFLFCRWFLVRSKPAG from the coding sequence ATGACATCATCGCGCAAGCTTGTGGCCGAGCTTCTGGGAACAGCACTGCTGCTGGCGACCGTCGTCGGGTCGGGCATCATGGCGGAGAGGTTGTCGGGTGGAAATGTCGCCATCGCCCTTCTCTGCAATACGATCCCGACCGGGGCGATCCTTTTTGTGCTTATCACAGTTTTCGGCCCCGTCTCTGGTGCGAATTTCAACCCTGCCGTTACGATGGTCTTTCATCTTCGCAGGGAGGTTTCCCTGGAGATGGCGTTTGGCTATGTCGTCATGCAGGTGACAGGCGCTATCATCGGCGTCTGGGCGGCGCATCTGATGTTCGATCTCGATCTCCTGCAGTATTCCGACAAGGTGAGAAGCGGTCCCGGCCAGTGGTTTGCCGAGGGCGTGGCCACCTTCGGGCTGGTGACCGTGATCCTCGGGGCATTGAACGCCAGGCCGCAAGCGGTGGCGGCCTGCGTTGGGCTTTATATTACAGCCGCCTACTGGTTCACCGCGTCGACGTCGTTTGCCAACCCGGCGGTCACGATCGCCCGCACCTTATCGCGCACGTTTGCGGGCATTCGTCCGCTCGATGCGCCGGCCTTCGTCGCGGCTGAGTTCGCTTCGGCTTTGCTGGCATTTCTGTTCTGCCGCTGGTTTCTGGTTCGATCGAAGCCGGCCGGCTGA
- a CDS encoding murein L,D-transpeptidase, which yields MTLTKHASASMLAIALGCAAAAGAAAPAHALTLMDIIRGRTSERNVSQPAPGQVQPQSSRNLISADDYDPTPTVSSPRYYTYKPEAMRLVKIAVKANKGTDEITTGSVNEDGSSVVKVSTDTAVDQRQSLADARVRATNDIAGAVEAYYGSGQPLIWVSGMQVTDKAKAAVAKLEDAASVGLDPSDYAVKVPSDSFDAADPVARNQELMQFELELSTKVLAYVQDDIRGRVDPNKISGYHDFKLKTVNLKAILPILSLSTDVASYLDKRQPTEQHFQELKAELARLQAEAKDQDQIVIAPGTFIKPGMSDPELANVVAAIRKHGTEDLKTSFAPVLASYQGTPDYTPELVDLVKGFQKEAGLGADGIIGKNTINAMVGETNQAKINKIVAAMERSRWLPNNLGPRYVFINQPAYKAYYINGGQEQLSMKVVVGQPNHQTYFFQDEIQTVEFNPYWGVPQSIIINEMLPKLRRDPSYLDRNGYEVSYNGRKVSSSAIDWSRAPRVDVRQLPGSSNALGDLKILFPNAHAIYMHDTPAKSFFQRDVRALSHGCVRLAEPRQMAAAVLGENVDYVNQEIASGQNRAVPLPQKFPVYVSYFTAWPNKDGVVEYFDDVYSRDMYLDRAFKATSDARANS from the coding sequence ATGACCCTTACTAAACATGCATCCGCATCCATGTTGGCAATTGCGCTCGGTTGCGCGGCGGCGGCGGGTGCGGCGGCGCCGGCCCATGCGCTCACGCTGATGGACATCATCCGCGGCCGGACCAGCGAGCGTAATGTTTCCCAGCCCGCTCCCGGCCAGGTCCAGCCGCAGTCCTCACGCAACCTGATCAGTGCCGACGATTACGATCCCACGCCGACGGTGTCCTCGCCGCGCTACTACACCTACAAGCCGGAAGCGATGCGGCTGGTGAAGATTGCCGTCAAGGCCAACAAGGGGACCGATGAAATCACCACCGGTTCCGTCAACGAGGACGGATCCAGCGTCGTCAAGGTCTCGACCGATACGGCCGTGGATCAGCGCCAGTCGCTGGCCGATGCGCGGGTGCGGGCGACCAATGACATTGCCGGCGCCGTCGAAGCCTATTACGGCAGCGGCCAGCCGCTGATCTGGGTTTCCGGCATGCAGGTGACCGACAAGGCCAAGGCCGCCGTCGCCAAGCTCGAGGATGCGGCCTCCGTCGGGCTCGACCCGTCCGACTATGCGGTCAAGGTGCCTTCAGACAGTTTTGACGCTGCCGATCCCGTTGCCCGCAACCAGGAACTCATGCAGTTCGAACTGGAACTGTCGACCAAGGTGCTTGCCTATGTCCAGGACGACATTCGCGGTCGCGTCGATCCCAACAAGATTTCCGGCTATCACGATTTCAAGCTGAAGACGGTCAACCTGAAGGCCATCCTGCCGATCCTTTCGCTGTCGACCGATGTGGCGAGCTATCTCGACAAGCGTCAGCCGACCGAGCAGCATTTCCAGGAACTGAAGGCTGAGCTCGCCCGCCTGCAGGCCGAGGCAAAGGATCAGGACCAGATCGTGATCGCGCCCGGTACCTTCATCAAGCCCGGCATGAGCGATCCGGAACTGGCGAACGTCGTTGCCGCCATCCGCAAGCATGGCACCGAAGACCTGAAGACCAGCTTCGCGCCGGTGCTGGCAAGCTATCAGGGCACACCGGACTACACGCCGGAGCTGGTCGACCTCGTCAAGGGTTTCCAGAAGGAAGCCGGCCTCGGTGCTGACGGCATCATCGGCAAGAACACGATCAACGCGATGGTCGGCGAAACCAACCAGGCGAAGATCAACAAGATCGTCGCCGCCATGGAGCGTTCCCGCTGGCTGCCGAACAATCTCGGCCCGCGCTACGTCTTCATCAACCAGCCCGCCTACAAGGCCTATTACATCAATGGAGGCCAGGAGCAGCTGTCGATGAAGGTCGTGGTCGGCCAGCCGAACCACCAGACCTATTTCTTCCAGGACGAGATCCAGACCGTCGAGTTCAATCCGTACTGGGGCGTTCCGCAGTCGATCATCATCAACGAGATGCTGCCGAAGCTGCGCCGCGACCCGAGCTATCTCGACCGCAACGGCTATGAGGTCAGCTATAACGGCCGCAAGGTTTCGTCGTCGGCCATCGACTGGAGCCGGGCACCGCGCGTCGACGTGCGTCAGTTGCCGGGTAGCAGCAACGCTCTGGGCGACCTGAAGATCCTGTTCCCGAACGCGCATGCCATTTACATGCATGACACGCCGGCCAAGAGCTTCTTCCAGCGCGATGTCCGCGCCTTGAGCCACGGCTGCGTGCGTCTTGCCGAACCGCGCCAGATGGCAGCGGCGGTGCTTGGCGAGAACGTCGATTACGTCAACCAGGAAATTGCCAGCGGACAGAACCGCGCCGTGCCGCTGCCGCAGAAGTTCCCGGTCTACGTCTCCTATTTCACCGCATGGCCGAACAAGGACGGTGTCGTTGAGTATTTCGACGACGTCTACAGCCGCGACATGTATCTCGACCGCGCCTTCAAGGCGACGAGCGACGCCCGCGCCAACAGCTGA
- a CDS encoding HAD family hydrolase: MTSPVVVFDLDGTLIDTATDLVTTINYTIGTAGLAPVTYEDLTFLVGQGARTMIERAFSMRGESIDEARLTELMGVFVEHYRAGMPGESTPYPGVIAAMERLSGAGYKLAVCTNKMESLAVRLLDGLGLSGHFAAVTGGDTFPVRKPDARHLTETIARAGGTLGGSVMIGDSVNDIMAARNANVPSIAVPFGYSDVPVAELSPGRIITHYDELTPGLVKELTSA, translated from the coding sequence ATGACCTCGCCAGTCGTCGTCTTCGATCTCGATGGCACGCTCATCGATACTGCCACCGACCTCGTGACGACCATCAATTACACCATCGGCACGGCGGGCCTCGCGCCGGTCACCTATGAAGATCTGACCTTTCTTGTCGGACAGGGCGCACGCACGATGATCGAACGCGCCTTCTCCATGCGCGGAGAAAGCATCGACGAGGCCAGGCTGACCGAGTTGATGGGCGTCTTCGTCGAGCATTACCGTGCCGGCATGCCGGGAGAAAGCACGCCCTACCCCGGCGTCATCGCCGCCATGGAGCGGCTTTCGGGCGCCGGCTACAAGCTGGCCGTCTGCACCAACAAGATGGAATCGCTCGCCGTCCGGCTGCTGGACGGTCTCGGCCTGTCCGGGCATTTCGCCGCGGTCACCGGCGGCGACACCTTCCCGGTGCGCAAGCCCGATGCCCGCCACCTGACGGAAACCATCGCGCGCGCCGGCGGAACGCTCGGCGGCAGCGTGATGATCGGCGACAGCGTCAACGACATCATGGCCGCCCGCAACGCCAACGTGCCCTCGATCGCCGTGCCGTTCGGCTATTCGGACGTTCCGGTGGCGGAACTATCTCCCGGACGGATCATCACGCATTACGACGAGCTGACCCCCGGCCTCGTCAAAGAGCTGACCAGCGCTTGA
- the rpiA gene encoding ribose-5-phosphate isomerase RpiA: MDARQMKIKAAAAALAHVENGMRLGIGTGSTAEEFVRLLAEKVADGMAVEGVPTSERTARLCLELGVPLKSLDELPHLDLTIDGADELDSRLRLIKGGGGALLREKIVATASDRMIVIADESKVVETLGAFPLPIEVNPFGSASTLLAVEKAASRLGLSGALTWRHTRDDELFTTDGGHYILDASFGRIRDAEALSAELFSIAGVVEHGLFINIASLAIIAGADGVRTLQAT, from the coding sequence ATGGACGCCCGTCAAATGAAGATCAAGGCTGCTGCTGCGGCGCTTGCTCACGTCGAGAATGGAATGCGTCTCGGCATCGGTACGGGATCGACGGCCGAGGAGTTTGTCCGGCTGCTGGCCGAGAAGGTTGCCGACGGCATGGCCGTCGAGGGCGTACCGACATCCGAGCGGACCGCAAGGCTCTGCCTGGAACTCGGGGTTCCACTCAAATCCCTTGACGAGTTGCCCCATCTCGATCTGACGATCGACGGCGCCGACGAACTCGATAGCCGGCTGCGGCTGATCAAGGGTGGTGGCGGCGCGCTGTTGCGCGAAAAGATCGTCGCCACGGCCTCCGACCGGATGATCGTCATTGCCGATGAGAGCAAGGTGGTCGAGACGCTGGGCGCCTTTCCGCTGCCGATCGAAGTCAATCCGTTCGGCAGTGCCTCAACGCTTCTCGCCGTCGAGAAAGCGGCCTCCCGGCTTGGTCTTTCGGGTGCCCTGACATGGCGCCACACGCGGGACGACGAGCTGTTTACGACCGACGGCGGACACTACATTCTGGATGCATCATTTGGCCGTATTCGTGATGCAGAGGCCTTGTCGGCAGAACTTTTTTCAATAGCCGGTGTGGTGGAACACGGGCTGTTTATCAACATCGCTTCGCTTGCAATCATAGCCGGCGCCGACGGCGTGCGGACCCTGCAGGCAACATAG
- a CDS encoding DUF2059 domain-containing protein, translating to MMKFAGLGRAAIVTLIFSGLAFGSVARAEDPSEAQVKEAYTVLDALGATAPFDNILPQIASSLKTQLIQASPNLEKEINDIVDEQALVIAKRRGDLEHEAAVVYAKEFTLDELKQIAAFYSSDLGKKFLKYNPIAARELNKAAQIWASGVSRDLSVAVAKEMDSKIKAQQPAPAASDAAPAPKP from the coding sequence ATGATGAAATTCGCTGGTCTTGGCCGCGCGGCAATCGTGACCCTTATTTTCTCCGGTCTGGCGTTCGGATCCGTGGCTAGGGCCGAGGACCCGAGTGAAGCGCAGGTCAAGGAGGCCTACACTGTGCTCGACGCACTTGGCGCCACCGCCCCGTTTGACAACATCCTTCCGCAGATCGCCTCCAGCCTGAAGACCCAGCTCATCCAGGCATCTCCGAACCTGGAGAAGGAAATCAACGACATTGTTGACGAGCAGGCATTGGTGATCGCCAAGCGTCGCGGCGACCTCGAGCATGAGGCGGCCGTCGTTTACGCAAAGGAATTCACCCTCGACGAGCTCAAGCAGATCGCCGCCTTCTATTCTTCGGACCTCGGCAAGAAGTTCCTGAAGTACAATCCGATCGCCGCCCGCGAACTGAACAAGGCCGCCCAGATCTGGGCTTCGGGCGTTTCACGGGATCTGTCTGTCGCCGTCGCCAAGGAAATGGATTCAAAGATCAAGGCCCAGCAGCCGGCTCCGGCCGCGTCCGACGCGGCTCCGGCCCCCAAGCCCTGA
- the gor gene encoding glutathione-disulfide reductase: MPSFDYDLFVIGGGSGGVRSARLAASMGKKVAIAEEYRFGGTCVIRGCVPKKLFVYASQFSEHFEDAAGFGWTVGESRFDWKALIAAKDKEIERLEGLYRKGVTNAGAEVFETRALIEGPNAVRLVSTGHVVTAERILIAVGGAPNPHEALPGHELCISSNEAFHLEALPKSILIAGGGYIAVEFANIFHGLGVETTLVYRGKEILSRFDVDLRRRLHEAMEAKGVRIICHDVIEEVRETSSGARTARLKGGEVLNVDQVMLALGRDPYTKTLGLENAGVETNAKGAIVVDEYSRTNVHSIFALGDVTDRVQLTPVAIHEAMCFIETEYKGNPTSPDHDLIATAVFSQPEIGTVGYGEEEASKAFEEIEVYRAEFRPLKATLSGRTEKTLMKLIVNAADRKVVGAHILGHDAGEMAQILGITLKAGCTKDDFDRTMAVHPTASEELVTMYQPTYRIRNGERV, translated from the coding sequence ATGCCTTCCTTTGATTATGATCTCTTTGTCATCGGTGGCGGTTCCGGCGGCGTGCGCAGTGCCCGGCTGGCGGCTTCCATGGGCAAGAAGGTGGCGATCGCCGAGGAATATCGCTTTGGTGGCACCTGCGTCATTCGCGGCTGCGTTCCGAAGAAGCTCTTTGTCTATGCCTCGCAGTTCAGCGAGCACTTCGAGGACGCCGCCGGCTTCGGCTGGACGGTCGGGGAAAGCCGGTTCGACTGGAAGGCGCTGATCGCCGCCAAGGACAAGGAGATCGAACGGCTGGAGGGTCTCTACCGCAAGGGTGTCACCAATGCCGGCGCGGAGGTCTTCGAGACGCGGGCGCTGATCGAGGGGCCGAATGCGGTGCGGCTGGTCAGCACGGGGCATGTGGTCACCGCCGAGCGCATATTGATCGCCGTCGGCGGTGCGCCAAACCCGCACGAGGCGCTGCCGGGCCACGAGCTCTGCATCTCCTCCAACGAGGCATTCCACCTGGAGGCGCTGCCGAAGTCGATCCTCATCGCCGGTGGCGGGTATATCGCCGTCGAGTTTGCGAATATCTTCCACGGGCTCGGTGTCGAGACGACGCTGGTCTATCGCGGCAAGGAAATCCTGTCGCGCTTCGACGTCGACCTCAGGCGCCGGCTGCATGAGGCGATGGAAGCCAAGGGCGTCCGGATCATCTGCCACGATGTAATCGAGGAGGTGCGCGAGACGTCGAGCGGTGCCCGTACCGCGCGGCTGAAGGGCGGCGAGGTGTTGAACGTCGACCAGGTCATGCTGGCGCTCGGTCGCGATCCGTACACGAAAACGCTGGGGCTCGAAAATGCCGGCGTCGAGACGAACGCCAAGGGCGCGATCGTCGTCGACGAATATTCGCGGACGAATGTCCATTCAATCTTCGCTCTCGGTGATGTCACCGATCGGGTACAGTTGACGCCCGTCGCCATTCACGAGGCGATGTGCTTCATCGAAACCGAATACAAGGGCAATCCGACCTCTCCCGATCACGACCTTATCGCCACTGCCGTCTTCTCGCAGCCGGAAATCGGCACGGTGGGTTACGGCGAGGAGGAGGCCAGCAAGGCGTTCGAGGAAATCGAAGTCTATCGGGCAGAGTTTCGTCCACTGAAGGCGACGCTTTCCGGTCGAACGGAAAAGACGCTGATGAAGCTGATCGTCAATGCGGCGGACCGTAAGGTGGTCGGGGCACATATTCTGGGTCACGATGCCGGCGAAATGGCGCAGATTCTCGGCATCACGCTGAAGGCCGGATGCACGAAGGACGATTTCGACCGGACCATGGCCGTGCATCCGACTGCGTCCGAAGAACTGGTGACGATGTATCAGCCGACCTACCGGATCAGGAACGGCGAGCGGGTCTGA
- a CDS encoding TadE/TadG family type IV pilus assembly protein, whose amino-acid sequence MKRAIGKLCSDRSGNFGMLFGLCLVPLVGMSGAAIDFGYAYSIHQEIQNSADTAVVAALSEQSIGVVTGINNDINGTVKVAQKDAKALFQAQMSEQAKSLIDKVSLTVKRKKGVFTATLTYQAHVPTTLMGILGWKQIAISGTATSRYDGATYMDFYMLLDNTPSMGVGATTADISTMEKNTSDSCAFACHDMSNSNSYYNLAKKLGVQTRIDVVRQATQNLTTTADETKRYANQFRMAVYTFGSKAEAAGLTKVADLSSDMSKVRKDADAVDLMTIPYQNYNGDQQTSIDTAMTKIAVDMGKGGDGSSASSPEKVLFFVSDGVGDSYKPSTCTQPTTNGRCQEPIDISFCKPLKDAGIKIAVLYTTYLPLPKNGWYNTWIKPFQSKIPTQMKSCASDGLFFEVSPTEGISDAMKALFQKVINYPKLTG is encoded by the coding sequence ATGAAGCGGGCAATCGGCAAACTCTGCTCGGATCGATCCGGCAATTTTGGCATGCTTTTCGGGTTGTGCCTTGTCCCACTTGTGGGGATGTCGGGCGCGGCCATCGATTTCGGTTATGCCTATTCGATTCACCAGGAAATCCAGAACTCTGCCGACACAGCAGTTGTCGCGGCCCTTTCCGAGCAGTCGATCGGCGTGGTGACCGGCATCAACAACGATATAAACGGCACCGTCAAGGTTGCCCAGAAGGATGCCAAGGCCCTGTTCCAGGCTCAGATGAGCGAACAAGCCAAATCCTTGATCGACAAGGTCAGCCTGACGGTCAAGCGCAAGAAGGGTGTGTTTACGGCGACGCTGACCTACCAGGCCCATGTCCCCACGACGTTGATGGGCATCCTCGGCTGGAAGCAGATCGCGATATCCGGCACGGCGACGTCCCGGTATGACGGCGCCACCTACATGGATTTCTACATGCTGCTGGACAATACGCCATCGATGGGCGTCGGCGCCACGACAGCCGATATTTCCACGATGGAGAAAAATACCTCGGATAGTTGCGCCTTCGCCTGTCACGACATGTCCAACTCGAATAGCTATTATAATCTCGCCAAGAAACTCGGCGTTCAGACGCGCATCGATGTCGTTCGCCAGGCAACACAGAACCTCACCACCACAGCCGACGAAACCAAGCGTTACGCCAACCAGTTCCGGATGGCAGTCTACACCTTCGGAAGCAAGGCCGAAGCTGCCGGCCTGACCAAGGTTGCAGATCTGTCATCCGATATGTCGAAGGTGCGCAAAGACGCCGACGCCGTCGATCTGATGACCATTCCGTATCAGAACTATAATGGCGACCAGCAGACCTCGATCGATACCGCAATGACAAAAATTGCCGTCGACATGGGCAAGGGTGGCGACGGTTCGAGCGCAAGCTCTCCCGAAAAAGTCCTGTTCTTCGTATCGGATGGCGTCGGCGACAGCTACAAGCCCTCTACCTGCACGCAACCCACGACAAACGGCCGCTGCCAGGAGCCAATCGATATCTCCTTTTGCAAGCCTTTGAAGGATGCGGGCATCAAGATCGCCGTGCTGTACACCACCTATCTGCCTCTGCCGAAAAATGGCTGGTACAATACCTGGATCAAACCGTTCCAGAGCAAGATCCCGACCCAGATGAAGTCCTGCGCCAGCGACGGCCTGTTCTTTGAGGTTTCCCCCACGGAAGGCATTTCCGACGCGATGAAGGCGCTCTTCCAGAAGGTGATCAACTATCCGAAGCTCACAGGCTGA